A region from the Candidatus Eisenbacteria bacterium genome encodes:
- a CDS encoding YkgJ family cysteine cluster protein — MPSECLPACSLCCRYVAIPIDPPTSRSSIEQMRWMVSHKDVWLYADDEGEWFVQFITPCEELDLVRNRCGIYEDRFSVC; from the coding sequence GTGCCGAGCGAATGTCTTCCCGCCTGCTCCCTCTGCTGCCGCTACGTGGCGATTCCGATCGATCCGCCCACCTCGCGATCATCGATCGAGCAGATGAGATGGATGGTGAGCCACAAGGATGTCTGGCTCTACGCCGACGACGAAGGAGAGTGGTTCGTCCAGTTCATCACCCCTTGCGAAGAGCTCGATCTGGTGCGCAATCGCTGCGGGATCTACGAGGATCGCTTCTCGGTCTGC